One stretch of Corynebacterium callunae DSM 20147 DNA includes these proteins:
- a CDS encoding MFS transporter has product MSPIRSKKKIADEPRLTVEDVNVVPPKKIRPAIKGTVVGNFMEWYDFGIYGYLTVTMTAVFTQGLPQQWQLLAVMFGFAVSYLVRPLGGLVLGPLGDKVGRQKVLYVTMAMMAISTALIGLLPTAASIGAWALVLLYLLKMIQGFSTGGEYAGATTYVAEFSPDRRRGYFGSFLDMGSYLGFAAGATVVALTTWISTHFYGETAMEDFGWRIPFLTAIPLGIIAVYLRTRIPETPSFENQSSEETAVIEKDDDDPYARLGLMGVIRHHWRALLIGIAIVAATNTAGYALTSYMPVYLEEQVGLHSASAAAVTVPVLVVMSLLLPLVGKWSDKVGRKPVYAAAVAATLILMVPAFLIMNTGTIPAVMIALAMVAIPTGLYVALSASALPALFPTASRFSGMGISYNISVSLFGGTTPLVTQFLLQKTGLDIVPALYIMFFSAIAGIALLFMKETSQKPLPGSFPTVETNSEAREIVATQDEDPNIDLTHMPFPESTETRN; this is encoded by the coding sequence GTGAGCCCGATTCGCTCAAAAAAGAAAATCGCAGACGAACCCCGACTAACAGTCGAAGACGTCAACGTTGTTCCGCCAAAGAAGATCCGTCCGGCCATTAAAGGTACTGTGGTCGGCAACTTTATGGAGTGGTACGACTTCGGAATTTATGGCTACTTAACAGTCACCATGACGGCTGTTTTTACTCAAGGCCTGCCCCAACAATGGCAACTTTTGGCTGTAATGTTCGGTTTTGCCGTGTCCTACCTGGTGCGCCCACTCGGTGGCCTGGTGCTCGGACCTCTTGGCGATAAAGTCGGCCGCCAAAAAGTTCTTTATGTAACCATGGCCATGATGGCTATTTCCACCGCCTTGATTGGACTGCTGCCTACAGCTGCCTCGATTGGCGCATGGGCTTTGGTGCTGCTTTATCTACTGAAGATGATTCAGGGCTTTTCCACCGGTGGTGAATACGCCGGCGCAACCACCTATGTTGCAGAATTCTCCCCGGACCGTCGCCGTGGTTACTTTGGTTCCTTCCTGGATATGGGCTCTTACCTGGGCTTTGCCGCTGGTGCGACCGTGGTGGCACTAACCACTTGGATCAGCACGCACTTTTATGGTGAAACTGCCATGGAGGATTTCGGCTGGCGCATTCCTTTCCTCACTGCCATTCCACTGGGCATTATTGCGGTTTACCTGCGTACTCGTATTCCGGAAACCCCTTCCTTTGAGAACCAGAGCTCCGAGGAAACGGCTGTTATTGAAAAGGATGATGACGATCCTTATGCCCGCCTGGGCCTCATGGGCGTTATCCGCCACCACTGGCGCGCGCTGCTTATTGGTATCGCCATTGTGGCTGCGACCAACACTGCAGGTTATGCACTAACTAGCTATATGCCGGTTTACCTGGAGGAACAGGTTGGCCTGCACTCTGCATCCGCTGCAGCGGTGACTGTGCCGGTGCTGGTTGTTATGTCCTTGCTGCTGCCTTTGGTTGGTAAGTGGAGTGACAAGGTGGGCCGCAAGCCGGTTTATGCCGCAGCAGTTGCTGCGACCTTGATCTTGATGGTTCCTGCCTTCTTGATCATGAACACCGGCACCATCCCAGCTGTGATGATCGCCTTGGCGATGGTTGCTATCCCAACTGGCCTCTACGTGGCACTTTCTGCCTCCGCACTGCCAGCGCTGTTCCCCACCGCTTCCCGATTCTCCGGCATGGGAATTTCCTACAATATCTCCGTTTCCCTCTTTGGTGGCACCACCCCGCTGGTTACCCAGTTCCTGCTGCAAAAGACCGGCCTAGATATTGTGCCAGCGTTGTACATCATGTTCTTCTCTGCGATCGCCGGTATTGCGCTGCTGTTTATGAAGGAAACTTCACAGAAGCCTTTGCCTGGTTCTTTCCCCACCGTGGAGACCAACTCTGAGGCTCGCGAGATTGTGGCAACTCAGGATGAAGATCCAAATATCGATCTCACCCACATGCCTTTCCCCGAAAGCACAGAAACCCGCAATTAA